From the genome of Methanomicrobia archaeon:
AAGAGGGACAATGCCATATCCCAATGGTTTAAGGGACTGGTTATAGGGATAGGTGAGGTCGAGAGGAATAGTGAAGTTTGGACCCCCCGGGTATGCTAGTATCGTTTCGGGTTCCGGTTGTGGACTATAAGGCGCCGGTGATGTGAGTAGTGTTGGTGGTGGCGTCACCCAAGTCATGTTTTGCGTTGGAGTAACATTCAATTGACGTGCTGGAGCTGGGCCTTCGGTTGTGAATAATGCTTCACTTATCCAAGCGGTATTTTCCCGTACAGCGACATAAACATAATCCGAATCCCCTAGTCGTCCGTACCGTGTACCTTCTTGCGTGAATACATCATACCCCGCGGTGGCGGTAATTGTCCAATTTCCTATTTCAACAGATTTTACTACAGCACTGAATTCTACTCTACCTTTTGGATATTCATATTCTTCACACAAACGATCATATTCTGGATCAGATCTATTCGGGCGTGGATGTTTACGTTTCTCCTCTTCTGGCACAATAATATCTCCAGCCCAAGTGAGGTTGCCACCCACTAAAACCAGCCCTTCTGGCAATTCGATTTGAGCCATCATATTAGATGCATCATTAACCGATGTTATTGCACATCTTAAGTCAGCCGTCTCATTCAACGCAGGTGCGTTGGAAATAGATAAAATCACCTCCATTCCCGTAGATGGCACTGATGGTGGTGGTTTTTCCGATGTGGGCGTCGCGCTTGGCGTTGGACTCGGTGTTACAGTCGCATTATTAGATACCTCCTCAACGCAGCCTGCTAACAATACCGCTGCGATCAACAACGCAGATAAAAATAACATTAATCCTTTATTTTTGGTCATAGCACAACATCACCTTCTCTTACCGCCTCTTTTCTACACGTAAATTAAGTAAACATAAAAACTTTTCGGGTGCTTCTGCGCCGAAAAATCAGAGAGCACAGGCCAACTGTCGACTAACTGGCAGGCTGTCGGAATAAGAACAAGAAAGGAAAAGGCGATCCAAAATCTAAACGTTACGTTACACCAACGCCTCTTCGAGCTCCGCTATCGGCACCCGCATCTGCTTCATCGAGTCACGTTCGCGCACCGTCACCGTACCCTCTTCCAGCGTCTCGTAATCGATCGTAATGCAGTACGGCGTGCCGATCTCGTCCTGACGGCGATACCGCTTGCCGATACTGCCGGACGTATCGTATTCGACGGGTAATGATGCATCCCGGAGCTGCTCGAACACCTCTCTCGCCTTGCTCTTCAACTCCTCGCGGTTGAACAAGGGAAACACCGCCGCTTTTATCGGTGCTATATCGCTTTTGAATCGCAATACTTTCCTCGTTTCCTTCTCCAACTGCTCTTCATCATAAGCACTCTCCAGCAGCGCGTAAATGATCCGATCGAGGCCAAAAGAAGGCTCTATGACGTGCGGGACGACCTTCCCTGATTCCGTGCGCACTCGCAGGTCCAGATTCAGAGAAGCTGCATGCGCCGACAGGTCGTAATCGCCACGATCCGCAATACCGACAATCTCCATCCACCCGTACTTATCACTCAGGAACTCGGCGTCCCAGCAATCGGTGGCATAATGCGCCATCTCATCACGATGATGCTGTCTGAGATGCAATCGATCGCGTGGAAGTCCAAGGCTCTCCAAGAACTCATTCACGCGCGCCACGTGATAGCCCAGATACGCATTCGCGATTATGCCCCGACTAACCGCATCTCCTGCGCTCGTCTCCTCCGGTTCGCCCTCGCTCGGCACGATCCGCAGCTTCCTGTCCTTTACGTCCTCAAATCGCGGATGGTTGTCCTTCTCTGCGGGATCCACAAAGAGCTCCACCTCGGCCATGGTGAACTCACGCAGTCGAATAAGGCTCTGTCGTGGCGAGATCTCGTTCCTGTAAGCCTTCCCTATCTGCATGATGCCAAAGGGCAATTTATCGCGGTTGAACTTGAGCAATCGCTGGAAATTGATGAACATGCCCTGCGCGGTCTCCGGTCTCAGATAGCCCTCGCTTTTTCGGATCGTCTGCTCGTCGCCTTCACTCTTGGTCACGCCTATTCGCGTCTGGAACATCAAATTGAACTCGTCAGACGCTTCCAGCTCACCGCCGCATTCTGGGCAGGTCGCATCTACATTTATGGTGTCATCCACACGAAAAATGGCCTTGCAGCGTTTACACGCCATCGTGGGGTCGGTAAAGCACTCCAAGTGCCCTGAAGACTCGAAGATGGCTCGCGGTGCTATGGTCGTCGTCTCAATCTCGTGAAAGCCTTCTCGGCGGTAAAAATCACGCCATTTCTGCTCTACGCGCCTCTTCAACATCGCACCTAACGGCCCGTAATCGTAGAAACCCGCCGCACCACCGTAAATTTCAAACGCCCGCCATATGAAGCCACGCCTACGCGCAAGCTCTTCTGTTTCATCCTTCCGTCTTTCTTTATCTGCTCCCACCATCGCTCCTGTCTAATTGCTCCCGTTCTTTAAAAAACAGTAAGGTAAATAAGAAACTGTGAAGTGCTCTCTTGTCGAGTAGCACTCGCCACTTCTTGAGATTGAAAATCTGGTGGGTTCACCAATAAGCCAAATCGAGCGGCTCAGAAAGTCCTGCTACGACGCACATCCATCGCCTTTCTACAATAAAATCCGCAGAATATCTCGATCGATGAGCATCCCGATCAATTTCCCTCGTGCGGACACAACAGGGAGCTGGTCGAACCGGCCTTCACGCATCTTCTGCGCACACGCACTCACGCCGAAATTACGCGTCGCCGTAACGACATCCTTCACCATCACGTCCTTTACCTGCTTATCCGGCAATCGTATCCGCGATACACTGTAATACAATTTCATCGTATCTCGCATCCCATCCAATGACCACTGATCGTCATCAGAGCCTAAAGACAGGTCAGAACGGCTCATTCCTTCTTCTATCACCGCAGCATTTATCAAATCCTGATCGGTTATCAATCCCGCCAGTTCTAACGCGGAATTGAGCACCGGAACCGCTTTCACCTTCGCCAGCTCCATTAATCTCCCTGCAACTGCTAACGGCATCTCATCCCACAGTGCGACGGTCTTATTTCTTACATACTCGCTTACTGAGGTCTTATCGTCCCACGTCGCTATTTCCCTAATGAAATCAGCAACGGTTACGAGCCCCACGAGTTTTCCCTCATCCACCACCGGTAAACGACGGATTCCATGCGAACGGATAACCTTGGCAGCCTCTGCAATGGTCGTATCGGGGCTAATAAGAATGGGATTCCGGGTCA
Proteins encoded in this window:
- a CDS encoding CBS domain-containing protein, whose protein sequence is MTKTQDERERMTIRDIMVGDVAYVTVPGTREDVLEACKENYISGVPVVKEGNVVGVVTRQDLLRNPTEEQVALLMTRNPILISPDTTIAEAAKVIRSHGIRRLPVVDEGKLVGLVTVADFIREIATWDDKTSVSEYVRNKTVALWDEMPLAVAGRLMELAKVKAVPVLNSALELAGLITDQDLINAAVIEEGMSRSDLSLGSDDDQWSLDGMRDTMKLYYSVSRIRLPDKQVKDVMVKDVVTATRNFGVSACAQKMREGRFDQLPVVSARGKLIGMLIDRDILRILL
- a CDS encoding Ig-like domain-containing protein is translated as MTKNKGLMLFLSALLIAAVLLAGCVEEVSNNATVTPSPTPSATPTSEKPPPSVPSTGMEVILSISNAPALNETADLRCAITSVNDASNMMAQIELPEGLVLVGGNLTWAGDIIVPEEEKRKHPRPNRSDPEYDRLCEEYEYPKGRVEFSAVVKSVEIGNWTITATAGYDVFTQEGTRYGRLGDSDYVYVAVRENTAWISEALFTTEGPAPARQLNVTPTQNMTWVTPPPTLLTSPAPYSPQPEPETILAYPGGPNFTIPLDLTYPYNQSLKPLGYGIVPLPQRVEEAFPTGSNISIDTDISVQFSRWIPPEVVKLEIVPRVEMSHAEKESVGIDSQKYSFYPFEPLQPNTDYNVTVTFGLNRTEPLQCGEEYCAPYETITWSFTTESTPKGDE
- the glyS gene encoding glycine--tRNA ligase, encoding MVGADKERRKDETEELARRRGFIWRAFEIYGGAAGFYDYGPLGAMLKRRVEQKWRDFYRREGFHEIETTTIAPRAIFESSGHLECFTDPTMACKRCKAIFRVDDTINVDATCPECGGELEASDEFNLMFQTRIGVTKSEGDEQTIRKSEGYLRPETAQGMFINFQRLLKFNRDKLPFGIMQIGKAYRNEISPRQSLIRLREFTMAEVELFVDPAEKDNHPRFEDVKDRKLRIVPSEGEPEETSAGDAVSRGIIANAYLGYHVARVNEFLESLGLPRDRLHLRQHHRDEMAHYATDCWDAEFLSDKYGWMEIVGIADRGDYDLSAHAASLNLDLRVRTESGKVVPHVIEPSFGLDRIIYALLESAYDEEQLEKETRKVLRFKSDIAPIKAAVFPLFNREELKSKAREVFEQLRDASLPVEYDTSGSIGKRYRRQDEIGTPYCITIDYETLEEGTVTVRERDSMKQMRVPIAELEEALV